From a region of the Candidatus Chromulinivoraceae bacterium genome:
- the rpsT gene encoding 30S ribosomal protein S20, which translates to MPIIKSAIKRMKQTIVRRDRNVGIKHDIKTATKAFMANPTSEGLSKAHSELDTAVKKKLLKKNTVARRKSQLSKVAKDAGVKLATAKKAAAPKTTAAKTPAAAKKAAPKAATAAVKKPVAAKKPAAKKPAAK; encoded by the coding sequence ATGCCAATCATCAAATCAGCCATTAAACGAATGAAGCAGACTATTGTTCGCCGCGACCGCAACGTCGGTATTAAGCACGATATCAAGACTGCAACTAAAGCTTTCATGGCAAACCCAACAAGCGAGGGTCTTTCAAAGGCTCACAGCGAGCTTGACACTGCAGTTAAAAAGAAGCTCCTTAAAAAGAATACTGTTGCCCGTCGCAAGAGCCAACTTTCTAAAGTTGCTAAGGACGCCGGTGTTAAGCTAGCTACTGCTAAAAAAGCAGCTGCTCCTAAAACCACTGCCGCTAAAACTCCTGCAGCTGCGAAGAAAGCAGCTCCTAAAGCCGCGACTGCGGCCGTTAAGAAACCTGTTGCAGCCAAGAAACCTGCTGCAAAAAAGCCAGCAGCTAAATAG
- the mutM gene encoding bifunctional DNA-formamidopyrimidine glycosylase/DNA-(apurinic or apyrimidinic site) lyase — protein MPELPEVETVCRGLQDLIVGRIIKAVTHDTPKGFPNAAADVEAFLIGAKITDIRRRAKVLLIDLSTSYTLVIHLKMTGQMVFVAKSARFGAGHPNESLVGALPDRSTRVVFTFDDESHLYFNDQRKFGWVRLMPTAEVPNIDFMKKVGPEPLGEEFTAVEFAERFKRRAKTSIKAALLDQTVIAGVGNIYADESLWGAKIHPKRLVGDITQEEFVRLYTELRSVMNTAIEKGGSTDKNYVNAEGKKGSYLTFARVFRREGKPCLRCGTTIIKFKVAGRGTHICPHCQVE, from the coding sequence ATGCCTGAACTTCCGGAGGTAGAGACGGTTTGTCGAGGGCTTCAAGACTTGATTGTCGGTCGTATTATTAAGGCGGTGACGCACGACACGCCTAAAGGGTTCCCAAATGCAGCGGCAGACGTTGAGGCCTTTTTGATTGGTGCAAAAATAACAGATATTCGTCGGCGGGCAAAAGTGCTGCTGATTGATCTTTCTACTTCCTACACCTTAGTTATTCACCTTAAAATGACTGGTCAAATGGTGTTTGTTGCAAAATCGGCACGCTTTGGGGCTGGGCACCCAAATGAAAGTCTTGTTGGAGCACTTCCGGACCGCTCCACTAGGGTTGTTTTTACGTTTGACGATGAGTCTCATCTTTACTTTAATGACCAGCGTAAGTTTGGTTGGGTACGTCTTATGCCAACTGCTGAGGTGCCGAATATTGATTTTATGAAAAAGGTTGGCCCCGAGCCGCTAGGGGAAGAATTTACGGCGGTTGAATTTGCCGAGCGCTTTAAACGGCGAGCGAAGACTAGTATTAAAGCGGCGTTATTAGATCAAACGGTCATTGCAGGAGTGGGAAATATTTATGCAGACGAGAGTCTATGGGGTGCCAAAATCCATCCAAAACGTCTTGTCGGAGACATAACACAGGAGGAATTTGTTCGGCTATATACTGAACTTCGCAGTGTTATGAACACGGCCATTGAAAAGGGCGGAAGTACGGATAAAAACTATGTAAATGCTGAAGGCAAAAAAGGAAGCTATCTCACCTTTGCGCGTGTGTTCAGGCGCGAGGGCAAGCCGTGTCTTCGTTGCGGCACGACGATCATCAAGTTTAAGGTAGCCGGTCGTGGAACGCACATTTGTCCGCATTGTCAGGTAGAATAG
- the polA gene encoding DNA polymerase I: protein MKRLVVIDGKSVFYRGYYAMPGLSLRDGTPTGGVYGFASLALEVIKKLEPDYVAVAWDKKGTSIRKRLEMLPTYKAGRKKPPEDFFVQLPLLNELLDAFSWPLYELDDYEADDIMGGFAEKATEQGIETCLITSDLDMLQLVGPLVHVYALKKGFTDIEQYSPAYFEEKYGISVDQFLDLKALKGDNSDNIPGVPGIGEKTAIQLLQEFKTLDGIYENLEKVKPSVAAKLEAGKESAYLSKKVARIWCDAPIDLDLEAMDAHDLDTAKLADLLKRFEFHSLVRRLPQHMQHNDSAQSSLFDMQTSPSVVPMLKEVEWPVELTCSNDDTVFIHYNDSELWLSLDKTTFSRRPFSSITLESWHVLEKTKLIAYDIKAFYHVAHDEGVELHFSDIHDIRQAAFLIDPLMRDRSISGLSPSDINESDAAQTMAALWSIYESQLKSLDDVPKVANVAHDLDFPLTYMLYRMEQQGIKVNKTLLLAMSEELASEHSELESQMYEMVGHEFNIGSPAQLSEVLFTKLQLPIAGIKKGKTGYSTGQKELDKLRGQHPIIELIERTRELAKLKNTYVDTLPLLADENGRIHTTFNQDVASTGRLSSTNPNLQNIPVRSDLGRRIREAFVPEQGNVFVSADYSQFELRLAAVLAGDEKLINDFNDGADIHTKTASEAYGIPLEEVTKNQRRAAKVINFGVLYGMSPHGLSAATGMSFTEAKTFIDQYFLLRAPIRQFIDATLEKAKNEGYVETYFGRRRPTPDVNSSNFMVRESAKRAAANMPIQGTEADLMKMAMLEVDEKLGDLGQQVLQIHDSILIECPEANAEKVANLLKATMENIYPELKVKLKVDVTTGKNWGVL, encoded by the coding sequence ATGAAACGTCTGGTTGTTATAGACGGTAAAAGTGTTTTTTATCGCGGTTATTATGCAATGCCCGGTCTGTCCTTACGTGATGGGACGCCGACTGGTGGTGTCTACGGTTTTGCCAGCCTGGCTCTTGAAGTTATAAAAAAGCTCGAGCCTGATTATGTTGCTGTTGCCTGGGATAAAAAAGGAACAAGTATCCGCAAGCGACTGGAAATGTTGCCTACCTATAAAGCCGGTCGTAAAAAACCGCCTGAAGATTTTTTTGTACAGTTGCCGCTCTTAAACGAACTGCTCGATGCCTTTAGCTGGCCACTCTACGAACTAGACGATTACGAAGCCGACGACATTATGGGTGGTTTTGCTGAAAAGGCAACCGAGCAAGGAATAGAAACCTGCCTTATCACTAGCGACCTCGATATGCTTCAGTTAGTCGGTCCGCTTGTGCATGTGTATGCTCTTAAGAAAGGATTTACTGACATCGAACAGTACTCGCCAGCCTATTTTGAAGAAAAATACGGCATTAGCGTTGATCAGTTCCTCGATCTTAAGGCTCTAAAGGGTGACAATAGCGATAATATTCCTGGTGTTCCGGGTATCGGTGAAAAGACTGCGATCCAGCTTTTGCAAGAGTTTAAGACACTCGATGGTATTTATGAAAACCTCGAGAAGGTGAAACCAAGTGTTGCTGCAAAACTCGAGGCAGGGAAGGAATCAGCTTATCTGAGTAAAAAAGTAGCTCGTATTTGGTGTGATGCGCCCATTGACTTAGATCTTGAAGCAATGGACGCACATGATCTTGATACGGCTAAGCTTGCTGATTTATTAAAACGATTCGAGTTCCATTCATTAGTGCGTCGTTTACCTCAGCATATGCAGCATAACGACTCTGCACAGAGTAGTCTGTTTGATATGCAAACGTCGCCGTCGGTTGTTCCTATGCTAAAAGAGGTAGAGTGGCCTGTCGAACTTACCTGTAGTAATGATGATACGGTTTTTATTCATTATAACGACAGTGAGCTTTGGTTATCACTCGATAAGACGACATTCTCGCGTCGTCCTTTCTCGAGTATCACCTTGGAATCTTGGCACGTGCTTGAAAAAACTAAGCTGATTGCTTACGACATAAAGGCCTTCTATCATGTCGCGCACGATGAAGGAGTAGAATTACATTTTAGCGATATCCATGATATTCGCCAAGCAGCGTTTTTGATCGATCCGCTTATGCGAGATCGTTCAATTAGTGGTCTTTCTCCATCGGATATTAACGAGTCAGATGCTGCGCAGACCATGGCCGCACTTTGGTCGATTTACGAATCACAGCTAAAAAGTTTGGATGACGTGCCAAAGGTAGCTAACGTTGCGCACGACCTCGACTTTCCACTTACCTATATGCTTTATCGCATGGAGCAGCAGGGTATTAAAGTGAATAAAACATTGTTGCTTGCTATGAGTGAAGAGCTTGCCTCGGAGCATAGTGAGCTTGAAAGCCAGATGTATGAGATGGTTGGTCATGAATTTAATATAGGTAGTCCGGCGCAGCTTTCCGAGGTGCTATTTACTAAGCTGCAACTTCCGATTGCTGGTATTAAAAAGGGTAAGACAGGTTATAGCACTGGTCAGAAGGAGCTTGATAAGCTGCGTGGCCAGCACCCGATTATCGAACTCATTGAACGTACGCGTGAGCTTGCTAAACTCAAAAATACCTATGTAGATACTCTCCCGTTACTTGCGGACGAAAACGGGCGAATCCACACAACCTTTAACCAGGACGTTGCAAGTACGGGTCGGCTTTCTAGTACTAATCCGAATCTTCAGAATATTCCCGTTAGAAGTGATCTTGGTCGTCGCATTCGGGAAGCGTTTGTGCCGGAGCAGGGGAATGTATTCGTAAGTGCCGACTATTCTCAGTTTGAACTTCGCCTTGCCGCAGTGCTTGCTGGCGATGAAAAGTTGATCAACGACTTTAATGACGGTGCCGATATCCATACTAAAACGGCCAGCGAGGCTTATGGAATACCACTTGAAGAAGTGACGAAAAACCAACGTCGCGCCGCTAAGGTTATTAATTTTGGCGTGTTGTATGGCATGAGCCCCCATGGTCTTTCTGCGGCAACTGGTATGAGTTTTACTGAGGCAAAAACGTTTATTGATCAATACTTTTTGTTACGAGCGCCGATCCGTCAATTTATTGATGCCACACTTGAAAAAGCAAAAAACGAAGGCTACGTCGAGACATACTTTGGTCGCCGCCGTCCCACGCCAGATGTTAATAGTAGTAACTTTATGGTGCGAGAGAGCGCCAAGCGCGCTGCAGCAAATATGCCGATTCAGGGGACGGAGGCTGATCTCATGAAGATGGCGATGTTAGAGGTAGATGAAAAACTAGGTGATCTTGGTCAGCAAGTACTGCAAATTCACGATAGCATTTTAATTGAATGTCCTGAGGCAAACGCTGAAAAGGTAGCTAACCTTTTAAAGGCAACGATGGAAAATATCTACCCAGAGCTAAAAGTCAAACTAAAAGTAGATGTGACGACTGGTAAAAATTGGGGAGTTTTATAG
- a CDS encoding AAA family ATPase: MKHYENVKIIAFVGLAGSGKSTAVEYLTEKGYPKVYFGGVIYDAMREEGIEITPESQTKFREDIRAKEGNDFVVKRIIKQIHELVEAGQHRIIADGLYTWSEYKIMKHEFPGELTTVAVVAPRHLRHRRLAERPERPFSATEADQRDWTEIENLEKGGPIAIADHFIMNDGDLDNLHKQLNNVCEDIEFYNQ; the protein is encoded by the coding sequence ATGAAACACTACGAAAATGTTAAGATTATCGCCTTTGTCGGCCTTGCTGGCAGTGGTAAAAGTACAGCAGTTGAGTACCTAACCGAAAAAGGTTACCCAAAAGTTTATTTTGGTGGCGTCATCTATGACGCGATGCGCGAAGAAGGAATCGAAATCACTCCAGAAAGCCAAACGAAATTCCGCGAAGATATTCGCGCTAAAGAGGGTAACGACTTTGTAGTTAAGCGGATTATTAAGCAAATTCACGAGCTTGTCGAAGCCGGTCAGCATCGTATTATCGCCGACGGTCTTTATACCTGGAGCGAATACAAAATTATGAAACATGAGTTTCCGGGTGAGCTTACAACCGTTGCTGTTGTTGCGCCACGACACCTACGTCATCGTCGGCTCGCTGAACGACCTGAACGACCGTTCAGTGCTACCGAAGCCGATCAACGAGATTGGACGGAAATTGAAAACCTTGAAAAGGGTGGGCCCATTGCTATCGCCGACCATTTTATTATGAACGACGGGGATCTCGATAACCTCCATAAACAGCTCAATAACGTTTGCGAAGATATCGAATTTTACAACCAATAA
- a CDS encoding polyprenyl synthetase family protein, with protein sequence MKHLSLATDSELAVAISADLQEFAERWKQNKTIGNRAPIDAYCDVLLRGGKRLRGVLAMRSYYAHGGKDDVVALGAARVFEIIQTSLLIVDDIADRSRLRRGGPSAHILLETYAKEHNLKGNALRYGEVQAMNVAYSGPPQAIIELLTLPVDAAIARRAGEQFNENVLVTINGQLDDVFNEVTRSELSEEAIESVLHRKTAHYTFLSPIELGAQLAGAIGVTKNLYDYAIHAGCAYQIADDIIGSFGATGETGKGNNDDIREGKITLLAYYALHHGDSLQRATLESVLGNENATIEDCDGVRHIFEVTGALDYAKERQIVHEKAALAVLDGDKKTDTAFIQYLAQLADYLVNRKS encoded by the coding sequence GTGAAACATTTATCCTTAGCTACAGATAGTGAACTAGCGGTGGCGATTAGCGCCGACCTGCAGGAATTTGCAGAACGGTGGAAACAAAATAAAACAATTGGCAACAGAGCGCCTATCGATGCATATTGCGACGTACTCCTGCGTGGTGGTAAAAGACTGCGCGGCGTGCTTGCGATGCGAAGTTATTACGCACATGGCGGCAAGGACGATGTCGTGGCACTTGGTGCGGCCCGTGTTTTTGAAATTATTCAAACATCTCTTCTTATTGTTGACGATATCGCCGATCGTTCACGACTTCGTCGAGGTGGCCCATCGGCACATATCCTACTCGAAACGTACGCAAAAGAGCATAATCTTAAGGGTAACGCACTTCGCTATGGCGAGGTTCAAGCGATGAATGTTGCATATTCTGGTCCTCCACAGGCAATTATCGAGCTTTTGACACTGCCGGTAGATGCAGCGATTGCGAGACGTGCAGGTGAGCAGTTTAATGAAAATGTTCTGGTTACTATTAACGGTCAACTGGACGATGTCTTTAATGAGGTAACGCGGAGCGAGCTCAGTGAAGAGGCTATCGAGTCGGTACTGCACCGTAAAACGGCACATTATACGTTTTTAAGTCCGATTGAACTCGGTGCACAGCTTGCGGGCGCCATCGGAGTAACGAAAAATCTGTATGATTACGCTATTCATGCGGGATGTGCGTATCAAATTGCCGATGATATTATTGGTTCATTCGGTGCGACGGGTGAAACGGGTAAGGGGAATAATGATGATATTCGCGAAGGTAAAATAACGCTTCTGGCATACTATGCGTTACACCATGGTGATAGTTTGCAGAGAGCTACGCTTGAGTCGGTCTTAGGGAATGAAAACGCCACCATTGAGGATTGTGATGGTGTTCGCCATATCTTTGAAGTAACGGGTGCATTAGATTATGCAAAAGAGCGGCAGATTGTACATGAAAAGGCTGCTCTGGCAGTACTTGACGGTGATAAAAAAACCGACACCGCTTTCATTCAGTACTTAGCACAGCTGGCTGACTACCTAGTCAACCGTAAATCCTAG
- the rpoD gene encoding RNA polymerase sigma factor RpoD: MVKDSDVTKPIVDEEDDDQVVDASGGPLGDLDEPAIDELVDEEEDDIDTLNSGEYFDDVSDDSVRLYLREIGKIPLLSAEEELALAKKVVAGDKRAKDKMAEANMRLVVSIAKRYSGRGLDFLDLIQEGNTGLLRAVEKFDPDKGFKFSTYATWWIRQAITRAIADQARTIRIPVHMVETINKLLRTQRRMTQELNREPTIEELAKELEMEPEKVEYVIKIKQDITSLDAGVGRDGEDEDSVLGDFIEDEDGATPEESATSQLLKEQVQAVLSTLSEREQKIVKMRFGLENGKSHTLEEVGQEFAVTRERIRQIEAKALAKLRKHKDAKKLHEYLS, from the coding sequence GTGGTCAAAGATAGCGATGTAACGAAGCCAATTGTTGATGAAGAGGATGACGACCAGGTTGTTGATGCCAGCGGCGGTCCGCTCGGTGATCTAGATGAACCGGCCATTGATGAACTGGTAGATGAAGAAGAAGATGATATCGATACGCTAAACAGCGGCGAGTACTTCGACGACGTCAGTGATGACAGCGTACGACTTTACCTCCGTGAAATTGGTAAAATTCCTCTACTTTCTGCAGAAGAAGAACTGGCATTGGCAAAAAAAGTGGTTGCCGGTGACAAGCGTGCAAAGGATAAAATGGCTGAGGCTAACATGCGTCTAGTAGTGTCCATTGCCAAGCGCTATAGTGGCCGTGGTCTTGATTTTCTTGATTTGATTCAAGAGGGTAACACCGGTCTCCTTCGCGCCGTCGAAAAATTCGACCCGGACAAGGGATTCAAGTTTAGCACCTATGCTACCTGGTGGATCCGTCAGGCGATTACTCGTGCTATTGCCGATCAAGCGCGTACTATTCGTATTCCAGTACACATGGTAGAGACGATCAATAAGCTGCTCCGCACGCAGCGTCGTATGACTCAAGAGCTCAACCGCGAGCCAACTATCGAAGAGCTAGCAAAAGAGCTTGAGATGGAGCCTGAAAAAGTAGAGTATGTCATCAAAATCAAGCAAGATATTACTAGCCTCGATGCTGGTGTTGGGCGAGATGGCGAAGACGAAGACAGTGTCTTGGGTGACTTTATTGAAGATGAAGATGGTGCAACACCAGAAGAGTCTGCAACTAGTCAACTCTTGAAGGAGCAGGTTCAAGCAGTACTTTCAACTCTTTCAGAGCGTGAACAAAAAATCGTTAAGATGCGCTTTGGTCTTGAAAACGGTAAAAGCCACACGCTAGAAGAAGTAGGGCAGGAGTTCGCGGTTACTCGTGAGCGTATTCGTCAAATTGAAGCTAAGGCGCTCGCCAAGCTTCGTAAGCACAAAGATGCCAAGAAGTTGCACGAATACCTGAGTTAA
- a CDS encoding HAD family phosphatase translates to MIRGIIFDCYGVLVHGSLSYLRSITSATNRQAFDDLAHASDRGYISQDEYIQQVSELTNKTPDEIREIIHTQEIKSIDMVKLVASLKSQYKCAMLSNIGRGAIERSFTADELKELFDIVALSSEIGMTKPNSEAYRYVAMQLGLLPEECIMIDDIAVNVQGAELVGMQGIIFKDVEQCRDTLMTLMEQNNA, encoded by the coding sequence GTGATACGAGGAATTATCTTTGACTGCTATGGCGTTCTCGTACATGGCAGTCTTTCTTATTTACGGTCCATAACGTCGGCGACTAACCGTCAGGCTTTTGATGATCTTGCTCATGCCTCAGACAGGGGCTATATCTCGCAGGACGAATACATTCAACAGGTGAGTGAGTTGACGAATAAAACACCAGATGAAATCCGCGAAATTATTCATACGCAGGAAATAAAAAGTATCGATATGGTTAAGTTGGTCGCGTCATTAAAATCACAGTATAAGTGTGCGATGCTTAGCAATATCGGCCGTGGCGCAATCGAGAGGAGCTTTACAGCAGATGAACTCAAGGAGTTATTTGATATCGTGGCTCTCTCGAGCGAGATTGGTATGACAAAACCTAATAGCGAGGCTTACCGGTATGTGGCAATGCAGTTGGGTTTATTGCCAGAAGAGTGTATTATGATCGACGACATCGCCGTAAATGTACAAGGCGCTGAGCTGGTAGGTATGCAAGGAATTATTTTTAAAGACGTTGAACAATGTCGTGATACTCTGATGACTCTCATGGAACAAAATAATGCCTGA
- a CDS encoding transposase, whose translation MSRKLTDDVIASRMVELRNLRKLHVRDRRQIAELKAENKVIRAENVELRQLLAQALEKIDAQAIQIAELQTMVFGKKKRPPAGGTPAVTPTLFALPKQPRSKDSYRRPLPPASAVTQEVALPLPATCACGGHFNPNKTTIHERYEEDIPLPELTRDYQPQLVTKYLIERGECLACGRAATGGNKDLSGQAVTLGSNTRLLVCHLISVVGLSYAQTTGLLLSLYNLTVTDGEIAHILQKQHQTWLPAYTQLKSDIRAAPVVHADETPWPIQDQQGHGYAWNLCDGTSAKVYFALEQSRGATYAHTLFGEDSDQPFAGVRITDDYAAYRSESLPGTQQLCWAHLYRTIRDLRYNAHLPEEQLPYVELWYASFAGIYQDLRTYLNEPYDEVVREQQAETLWQRVQRLANQPAPEGAGEPQKLTRLKAQLKRAGKDRLFVCLLKDTPCDNNRTERDLRQLVLKRKRSFGSKSERGAQALATVLSLCTTTWRTAPQGYFKALAQLGQ comes from the coding sequence ATGTCTCGAAAACTCACAGATGACGTTATCGCTTCGCGCATGGTAGAGCTCCGCAACCTGCGGAAGCTGCATGTTCGTGACCGGCGTCAGATCGCTGAGCTCAAAGCTGAGAACAAAGTAATCCGAGCGGAGAATGTTGAGCTGCGTCAGCTGCTTGCTCAAGCCCTCGAGAAGATTGACGCTCAGGCTATCCAAATAGCCGAACTCCAAACCATGGTCTTCGGCAAGAAGAAACGGCCACCAGCGGGCGGAACGCCCGCTGTAACTCCCACTCTCTTTGCGCTACCGAAGCAGCCTCGCAGCAAGGATTCCTACCGGCGGCCATTGCCGCCAGCAAGCGCTGTAACGCAGGAAGTGGCACTGCCACTTCCTGCCACCTGCGCTTGTGGTGGTCATTTCAATCCAAACAAGACGACCATCCACGAACGCTACGAAGAGGATATCCCGCTCCCCGAGCTGACCCGTGACTACCAACCACAGTTAGTGACAAAGTATCTCATTGAGCGAGGCGAATGCCTCGCCTGCGGCAGAGCCGCAACCGGAGGGAATAAAGATCTCAGCGGTCAGGCGGTGACGCTTGGCTCCAATACTCGTCTTCTGGTCTGTCATCTCATTTCGGTGGTTGGGTTGAGCTACGCTCAAACAACCGGCCTGCTCCTTTCGCTCTACAATCTCACCGTCACCGACGGTGAGATTGCTCATATCCTCCAGAAACAACACCAAACCTGGCTACCGGCGTACACTCAGCTGAAGAGCGACATCCGAGCCGCACCAGTGGTGCATGCCGACGAAACACCCTGGCCAATCCAAGACCAGCAGGGTCATGGCTATGCATGGAATCTCTGTGACGGGACGAGCGCAAAGGTCTACTTTGCCCTGGAGCAAAGTCGCGGAGCGACGTATGCTCACACACTATTCGGAGAGGACAGCGACCAGCCCTTTGCTGGCGTCCGTATTACGGACGACTACGCTGCGTACCGCAGCGAGTCACTCCCCGGGACTCAGCAGCTCTGCTGGGCACATCTCTACAGGACTATTCGTGATCTCCGCTACAATGCCCATCTTCCGGAAGAACAGCTTCCGTATGTTGAGCTGTGGTATGCCAGCTTCGCTGGTATCTACCAAGACCTACGAACGTATCTCAACGAACCGTACGACGAAGTCGTACGAGAACAGCAAGCCGAAACACTCTGGCAGCGAGTACAGCGACTGGCCAACCAACCAGCACCGGAGGGAGCTGGTGAACCACAGAAACTCACGAGGCTGAAAGCCCAGCTCAAAAGAGCTGGGAAAGACAGACTATTCGTCTGTCTCCTAAAAGATACACCGTGTGACAACAACCGAACTGAACGGGATTTACGACAGCTGGTACTAAAGCGAAAGCGGAGCTTTGGCTCTAAGTCTGAGCGAGGAGCGCAAGCACTAGCCACCGTCCTTTCGCTGTGCACCACTACGTGGCGCACAGCACCCCAAGGCTATTTCAAGGCGTTGGCGCAGTTGGGGCAGTGA
- the holA gene encoding DNA polymerase III subunit delta, with the protein MIILVTGENSFENDRTVREIVSSFDGVAERIDGSELEIKQLPDLLMGATLFASKRLVIIKNLSENKPIWSNFIDWLPRISDDVQVVLIEAKPDKRIKTYKELQKVAIIKESTLWSERDTVKAEQWVISEATRLGYSLDKKSAHKLIDRVGVDQWLLAQALEKLSVVDIVSPEVIEELIEANPLENVFMLFESALKGDAPKIKKILTTLEVTEDAFRLLGLLSGQAVQLAVLAISDKPSAEVAKDMGVHPYALSKLAPAAKKLGRSGAKKVVTAFAEADTVAKTSATDPWLLVERALIKVACI; encoded by the coding sequence ATGATAATTCTTGTAACAGGTGAAAATAGCTTTGAGAATGATCGTACAGTTCGTGAGATCGTTAGTTCGTTTGATGGAGTGGCTGAACGTATCGATGGTAGCGAGCTTGAGATTAAACAGTTGCCCGATCTCTTAATGGGAGCGACACTATTTGCTTCAAAACGATTGGTCATTATTAAAAATCTCTCTGAAAATAAGCCGATTTGGAGCAATTTTATAGATTGGTTGCCACGTATTAGCGATGACGTGCAAGTTGTTTTGATAGAAGCAAAGCCGGATAAACGAATAAAAACATACAAAGAGTTGCAAAAAGTAGCCATTATTAAAGAGTCGACTTTGTGGTCTGAACGCGACACGGTAAAAGCTGAACAATGGGTGATTAGCGAGGCGACACGGCTTGGCTATTCATTGGATAAAAAAAGTGCGCATAAACTTATAGACCGGGTCGGTGTTGACCAATGGCTGCTTGCTCAGGCGCTTGAAAAACTGTCCGTGGTGGATATTGTATCGCCCGAGGTGATAGAGGAACTTATCGAGGCAAACCCGTTAGAGAACGTCTTTATGTTATTTGAATCTGCTTTAAAAGGTGACGCACCCAAAATTAAAAAAATACTGACAACACTTGAGGTCACTGAAGATGCCTTCAGACTGCTTGGTCTTTTAAGTGGTCAAGCGGTACAACTCGCAGTTCTTGCAATAAGCGATAAACCGTCTGCCGAAGTCGCCAAGGATATGGGTGTACACCCATACGCGCTTTCCAAGCTTGCACCGGCTGCAAAAAAACTTGGTCGTAGTGGTGCTAAAAAAGTAGTCACTGCCTTTGCTGAGGCAGACACGGTGGCTAAAACCTCTGCCACTGACCCGTGGCTTTTAGTTGAGCGTGCACTTATAAAAGTTGCGTGTATATAA